The Gallus gallus isolate bGalGal1 chromosome 33, bGalGal1.mat.broiler.GRCg7b, whole genome shotgun sequence genomic sequence taATAGAAActctttctccttgtcctaccaTATTCATACTGTGCAGAAAGTTGATTTCCTTTCTGCCTATGagctctttttaaatactggaaggccgcagtgaggtttccccagagccctctcttctccaagctgaacaagcacagctgcctcagcctgtcttcataggagaagctCTCTGTCCTGATCAACTTGGTGGATCTCCTCTTAGATGgactccaacagctctacatccttcttgtgttgggagccccaggcctcGATGCAGTAATCCATATGGGGTGTGATGGGGTCGGAGCAGGTGGGACAAACAACTCCCTCACCGTGCTGGCCAGCCCCCTTGGTtgtagcccaggatactgttggtctttggggctgcaagcgtacactgcttgctcatgtcCAGCCTTTTGACCATCAGGGCCCCCAAATCCTGCTCCGCAGAGATGCTCTCAGTGAGATCTTTTCCCAGCCTGtgcacatatctgggattgccccaacccatgttcaacaccttgcatttgggtttgttgaatctcatcaggTTCACATTCGCCCACTTTTCAAGTTTGTTcgggtccctctggatgacatttGTTCCTTCTGTTGCATCAGTTGCAcccctcagcttggtgtcatcatcAGACTTCTGGGTACACTCTATCCCACTGTCTATTTCACTCATAAACATGATGAAGATCACCAATCCCAAGATGAACCTCTGGGAACACCATTCATCACAGGCCTCCACCTGAGCATAGGGCTGCAGAATTGCATTTCCAAGGGTGGCACTACAAGTCTTTTGAATACCTACAGGGAAGgtaactctctgggcagccactTCTGCTAATCAGCAgcttacagtaaagaaatactttcttAAGCTTGGATAAAATTTTGCATGTTTCATCCGGAACCAATTGCACTTCGCTAACACACCcagctcctttccctccttGCAGCTGGCCAGCCACACTGCCCCAGGCCTCTAGAAATGCACGGGCTTATCATGACCAAAGTGTAGGACTCAGCACTTTGTCTTGCTAAAGCTCATCCCGCTGTCATCAGCCATTGGTCAATAAGGATATTAAACAGGGCAGGTCCCAGCGCTtatccctgaggaacaccactcgtgactggccaccagcaggatctaactccattcaccaccaccccctgggcctggccatccagccagttctttacccagcaaagagagcacctgcccaagccatgggctgccagcttctccaggcgagtgctgtgggagacagaatcAAAGGCTTTgactgaagtctaggtagatgacatccacagcttttcccttGTGCACCAAGGCAGGTCATCTGGTCAGAGTAGGAGCAGGGAGGTCAAGCAGGACCCGTCATTCATGAATCCATgttggctgggcctgatcccctggctgTCCTGCACATGCTACGTGATCACACTCAAGGTAATCTGCTCCGTCTTATTTATTCCTTTGGATGAATACATTAGGTAAAGAAGCTCCAGGAAGCATCCCAAATCAGAAGCATCATTGCGTTTAACCTGGCTCGATCTTGCATCCACACCATGGTTCTAGCGTTCAGAAGATGGCATTCTCTCTGGTTATAGCGATTCAGAACACTTCCTGCATATTGTTGCTGAGATGCTTGGAGTCATTAATTGTTCCTCTGCATGTGAGTTTACATCAAACATGACATCTTCAGAGTCAAACTCTTCCAGTGAGGCAATGGTGCCTCTGACTTGGATATGAAACTTCTGAACTTGAATGTTGCATTCTGGTTGACTACCTGTTCATACTGGACATCCTCACAGCCTACAACAGCTGTGCATTACAACGTGATGCCAAGTGGGAGTGGTGCATGCAGCAAGCCATGGCACGAGGGTCATGCTATTCCAACAATCTAGACATCATTTGCAGATCCAAGACAAAATGCAAtcatgatgctgttgtcttacaggagctgttggccatggagacccaggaAATTCTCAGGGAACGTGAGTGGggtagaaaaaaatcacatcctctGTAAAGACTCTGCATTCCCCTTCAGCTAGAGTCCAGTTGTGGAAGCCATTTAACCATGTCCCTGTGGTCCAAACAAGAGCTCATGCCTTCAACTGGgccatggctttcctgaaggccaAGTGTTGCATTTGTTGCTGCACATGagtgtgctggacagcccagAGAACTGGCATGATACTTGGCTGCTTCTGACGCCATTTACATGTGAGCCAATAGAAAACAGAGGTTTCATCAGTTGAAGCTGCCTGAGGCACCTTGGTCATcacccagggtctgtgtgtgagcaactgactcCCCGCAGAAAAACCAAGGAcgcagagcaggagctcacatgcaggcaactccttgtgcacaccAGAAAtgaaccagaggaatcccagctcctgtgggtccgTGGGGAGCTGAATCCTATTTCAGCTGCAGGGTTTCCATTTagggatgagatgcctgcactgcctcagctggatcactgccctgcccaggggaagtccacccctccttgtccttctctgtgtgcccttttgGTTACAGCAAACATTCTCTGGTAGGAATAACTGTATGTCTGTAATTTATCACTGTCCACTGGACATTTggtggttaatgcagcagatttccaaGTACAGTCacaatgctgttgtctttcaggagctgttggctgtggagactcagggacatctcaggggagatgagtgggaaggataaaaatgacatcctctgctgctgagctgggccaggctcctgggacacagggagcccATACAAGTGGGCAGCTCTTTAGAGCTGTGCCCAGAAGCAGCTCCTCTGTACAGCACAAAAGGGCAAGGGACATGATTGGAGGTGACATGAGGATATAACAAAAAAGACGGAGAGATTACAGGATGTGTACagtgtgagcaggctgtgagctcactggaggagcaTTGCTCTCATCTTTTAAGAAGGTAAGTTTCTTGTGGCAGGCAATGCAGCTCATTTTCCTGGAGGTATCACTGAATTTGGGACATCTCATTGCAGATCAGGCTGCaaacattctgtgtttctttttcagggaaaaagtCCCAGTCCAGATGCATGTACCCATTCCTGTTGTGCAGAGCAGGTGCACAGatccctgctgtgcccaggggctgtgtgccggggcagggactctgccgcctgccaggctcagcattcagcctgcccggggagctgcccagggcgctgctAGAGgatgtgtggggggaaggagccccccggcagggcaggggagttctgctgccacagctgatGCCTGGAGCAGGGGGATCACAGATACGCGGCACCCCAGAATGTGTCTAAATgcactttgcaagaggaaaGTGGGGATttcccttttgctgtttttagggaaggggaaagagttggaggcagaaatctgaaaggGGCTGTCAAGTTTGATCACAGCTCTGAGACTCCTGAGttgttcttttctcatttatttgattgtGAACAGTAACACAGAATGTGTTTTCATCCTCCCACTTCTCAAATGATAGAAGCAGTTGAAATTTATCGTCATTCTCTGAAGACATTAATAATGCACTTATCCTGAAAACaggcagatttctgaaagacaaatcTAAGTACACAGAGGTGGGGGTGAGGGCTCTGAGTGCAGACTGGGTAAAGATACGAGACATGAAACAGCTCCTAAGAGAAGGCTGGGATAtgattaggaaatgagaggaaggtAAGAGCTCTTTAAGCTTCAACTCTTAAGGGAAGGTGAagctcatgaaaataaactgaagttaTGGAGTTAAATGAACGTTTCCAAAGTGAAGGAAAATTTTTTATAGTATGACTGGAGAAGTTTCTCTGAGAATGGTCTTGACTCGTCATTATCTTatgcactctgaacaggactccatgcccaggaaccacaaatgcccaacagcagctccatcagcgagttcctcctcctggcgttggcagacacgcggcagctgcagctcctgcacttctggctcttgctgggcatctacctggctgccctcctgggcaacggcctcatcagcacagccgtagcctgcgaccaccgcctgcacacccccatgtacttcttcctcctcaacctcgccctcctcgacctgggctgcatctccaccactctccccaaagccatggccaatgccctctggcacaccaggcacatctcctatgcaggatgtgctgcacaggtcttttttttattattcttcttTGATGCAGAGTATTgcattctcaccatcatgtcctatgaccgctatgttgccatctgcaagcccctgcactatgGGATgctgtttggaagcagagcttgtgccaccatggcagcagctgcctggggcactgggcttctctattctctgctgcacactgccaatacattttctataGCTTTCTGCCTTAGTGATGTGGATCAGTACTTCTGTGAAATCGCCCAGATactcaagctctcctgctcagaatcaGACTACCTCAGGGCAACCGGGATTATTTACTTTAGCCTTTCTTTAATTTCTgggtgctttgttttcattcttttctcctacgtgcagatcttcagggctgtgctgaggatgccctctgagcagggacggcacaaagccttctccacgtgcctccctcacctggccgtggtctccctctttgtcagcactgtgctgtttgcctacctgaagccgccctccatctcctccccatccctggacctgaTGGCGGCTGttctgtactcagtggttcCTCCAGCTgtgaaccccctcatctacagcatgaggaaccaggagacCAAGAGTGCCTTCAGGAAAATACTCCAGTATACACTGGTTCTCCATCAAAAAGATGTTCATCACTCTCTCAGGACTACAAAAACTTAGTTTCCTAAGTCTGAGCGATTTTACATGATGTCTCCATTTTTGCTTCATGTTTGTTTGTCATACATATGGTAAATTTATTTCCACTTAAATAATATGCATCAtcagtctttatttttactctttagTTCTGTGTGATGAACCTATTCTACTTAAAGAAACAGGTTAAATGAATAGATAATGAAATCCACAGaggatcattttttttttgcctcccaTCCGGTCTGGATCATTGGAAGAGGCTCAGGATCTAAGGAACAAatgtcacacagagcagcaatATTCCTGAGGGATGTCTGTCAGTGCCTGGTGGGGAcactctgctgcctttcagctgtgctgctactgcttccctggagccacggccatgggcagcagcaggacggggtcttttcagtgctgctctctttgcagcaccaCACTGTTCTCCTTCTCCTTGCAGTTGTGTCAGCCCTCAGGTCCTGCGTTACGTAGCAGACCAAGGAGAAACACTTTGCCTGAGGTGTGCCTGGAATTGTCTCAAAGGCTTGGAAGAGCATTGTCGTGACAACAGACTGAAGGCTGGAGACTTGGGGGAGGAGATTCCTGTGAAAATGAGATAGCCTTGCTCTGTTCACAATGTTCCCATTGTGCTGGAAGAAGTCCTGACTGCAAACTTGTTTTTGATGGATTCATGTATTGCCTGCTCACTCACAGCCCAGGATGGCACACCTGTAAATCTATGTGAGAAACATGCTCATGATCAACAGTTTCTAATCAGGCCAAGTTCTCTGTGAAGAGAAGTTTATTCATTAGTGCAGTAATGGGCGCACaccccctactgacaagggagaaattgcacaactagtcagtgaaatccatcccGTTATATACCCTGGGTCTGACgcaggtaaagcctctcctggcactcattggtaGAGTGTCTCAGGCTCACAACCTTCCAATGCTGTTGCTACCTGACATTTCCATACAGTGTCTGTTACCAATCCTTTGTTTTTTAGGTGTGTTCTGTACTTTCTATGGCAATAGGAGGACAATATTATCGACAGTCTGCCCACTAGTTCTGTCCTGTACCGGACTCTCCCCTGCCCTATGTAATTACCTGGCCAAGTATTGCCTGTGCCAATTCCACTCAGGTCGGAACGCCCCAGTCTCAACCttgctctgttcagcagctttctttgtgactggaaatttccactgcaaaaacaccatctacctctcacatggttttactcaccctttacttCATGACACTTTACACCGGGTTTATTCACACCTTACTTCAGGATGTACTCACACTTTATTCCAGGTTTCCTCAGACTTTGATTCAAGTTTATTTACAGTTTACTCCGTGtttactcttacttttctcttggTTTTACTCACTCCAGGTGTATTCTCACCTTGCTTCATGTTTTACTTACACTTTACTCCAGaattactcacactttactccaggtttactcacacttctGTGATTAGTCAcacttttctctgtcttcttctCAGTCTTTTCTCTGGGTTACTCAAACTCACACTTTGGGTTCATTCATGCATTACTCAAGCTTTCTTCTTAGCTTTTTCCAGGTATTACACACACTGCTCAACTGGTGTACTCACACTCTGTTCCAGGTGTGGACTCACAAATTCTttcaggttttactcacactttacgctgggtttactcacactttacgCCTGCTTTACTTTGACTTTTCTATGGGTTTTATGCACAAATTGTGCTGGGTGTAATCACACTCTATTTGAGATGTACTCACACCttactctgggttttactcatGCTTCACTGAAGGTTTACTCACTCATTATAcaaggtttactcacactttatgTTTACTCTCACTGTCCTccgggtttactcacactttacttcaGGTTTACTTATACTTTGCAGagtgtttactcacactttactctagGTCTACTTAGTGTTTTACTCTCCCTCTACTCCAGctttactcacattttactccaggtttacccaaactttatttccaattttactcaaacattatttttggtttcttcacactttactctgggtttactctttcttttctctgggttcactcacattttactcttgttttttttttttttttttttttttttttttccctactgctTATTTAGGTTCTTACTCACACTTGACTCCAGGTTCACTCACACTTGACTCCAGTTTTACACAGTTTATTCTGTGGGTGCCCATACATTACTCAACATTTTACTTGACAATTACTCcatgttttactcacactttattcATGTTTTACTCACACATTACTCTAGGTTTACTCTTACGTTTCTCCTGGTTTTGCTAACACTTTATACTGGGTTTGCACACACATTACTCTGGGTTTGGTCACTACTATACTTTGggtgtactcacactttactgtgtattttacaCGGACTGTATTCCATGTTTATTAACACTTTACTCTATGTTTACTACCACTTTACTTCtagtttactcacacttttcttcAGGTTTACTCAGAGATTACAGTGGGTTTTGTCAGAGATTACTCCGGGTTTactcttttctcctgcttttgctCACACTTTACTTTGGTTTCACTCACATGTTGCATTGGTATTATTCAAACTTTTCCCTGGCTTTTACTCACCATTTTCTCCAGGTTTATTCACTCTTTACTTCCAGCTTACTCAAAGTTTACTCTGGGTTTTTCTCACATTATACCAAAGTTTTACTCATATTTCACTCCATCTTTACTCTCTCTTTACTCAGGGTTTGCACACACTTTATTCCACATTTTATCTCACTTAAATCTGTGTCTTCCCATACTTAACTCCAAGTCTCCCCGCACTTTACTCTTGATCTACTCACACTTTGCCACATTTAGACTTGCTCTACACCAGGTGTACTTATACctttctctgggttttactcacactttagtCTGAGTTTACTCTCACCTTGCTTTGGGTTTATGCACACTTCAACAGACTTTACTCATACTCTTCTAAGGGTGTACTCACAGCTTAGTCTGGGTCTTACTCACACTTCACTTCAGGTCTACACACACAGTTCACTCTTGGTTTAGTCACACACTGCACCAGGTGTGCTCAGACTTTACTCTGagtttattcacacttttctctgggtttactcacactttactctgagtttattcacacttttctaCAGCATTTACTCACCCTTTATTTCAGGTTTACTTGACCTTGCTAAGCCAGGTTCTCGCTGCCGATAGCCGATGCTCTTCTACAGACTTAGACAGAGCAGACAGTGGGTTTACCATTTTCCCAAATAACATCATTATCTATCTGTAGTagaattccagggtcacagcctgaaccagtgggTGGGCTACATGggtgtgtgggtgcctggagcagggagcgtggtctggagccaccccttctgcctctgcaatacttcctgtgcagtctgtcTCTGTGCGGGTCCCCCTTCTGCCCCTGCCGTGCTCTCCAGTGGTGTGACGTACGAACGGaggagggtcacattcctcagcttgtCCCTCTCTCCACACTGTTACCAGGAAgggtgagtcaattcctttctgatatcttttcctccagtgcctatttctcaaatataggctctgtcattgccttcacttGTTCTACAGTATCCTATCTCTGGACTGCAAGGTAGCAGGCTTGGATcataaaaacacaaattaacaaagaagcagTGGGTTACTGAATGGAGTTCTGGCCAATGAGACaaccaaccagagccagccaagtgtCCTCCATCCTGACCCAAGCCCAAGAAAATAACACGATTACCTTCATCAGAAAGACGACCGAGAGATATGCATGTGTAAAAGAGCATGTGTAAAAGACTTGGGCTGGacggagaggagaggagggggaatgTCAATAATTTTAGGGACTCATAGTAATAAACCAGCCTTTTCTTGGACATCTAATGCATATGTTTGCAGCTTGCTCTTTAAGTTTGTGCCTTACTTGCCCTCTGGTATGCAGGTTCGGAGGCATTATCCCCTCTGCATCCGGTGTCAGTCCAGCGCTGATTAAGCCTACCTGTgttataactactctgtggcTGTAGAGTTTGATTTCCACACATCAGTTCCATTCCTCAGTTCAGTGCTCATCAGCCCTACTTGGGAGCACCCGGTCCAGGCACCTTTCCATCAAGCTGAAGAGATCACCCCTCATGGTGAGGGGATGTCACAGTCCCTAGTCCAAGGTCCCGGCCCCGGGCTGCTTCCCCACCATGCTCTAATCACTGCCCACGTGGTCTCAGTGCACAGAGCGCAGCACCTCGGGGCACAGCAGAAAGAGGCAGCCGGCAGGGGCACCCTGGAGCTGCCCTAGCGCTGAGCAATGGGCCACAAGGCAGGGATAGATATGTTGAGGTGAGGTCACttgtgcaagcagaactcaCCACCTTGGAACAAACGTGACTAGATGGTGTTTCGGAGgttatttctgtctctggaggtgacagacctgcagcaggaacaaggctAGCAAAGGGCTTTGGAAGTCATTCTTTCTGTAGTAGTCAATAGGACAGCCTTGAattcagggctgagctctgtaaCTTTAGGAATGCAGCTCATGGTCATTCCCATGTCTCTGGTAAGCTAGCAGAAGGCATAAAGAACAAGAGGAATAAGAAATCCTAACAAACTGTGGGAAAAGTCAGTGTTGGAAATGATACAGATTCTATAAAGTATTAGTCAAAACCACAGTGGATTAGGTCTAGGTTCATTTAGTATACTAAAGTGAAAGGGACACTGAGTTCAATAGCTGTTTCAAAGTGTGCGTTATAATATATTactattaatattaatattatgcAGAAAAACCTGCATTATATTTGCAACCACTAATGCACAAAATCTGTTGTCATTAGGTTATAAGCAAGGAAAGTATAAAGTGTTTTTTCCTCAACCCAGGAATTGTttaactgtgttttctcccGTCCTGTTGagaggcagtgacagagcagcatggAGGGCACCTGGGAGCCAggcaaggtgagcacagcacagctggacaCTGAGTTCCagggtgattttggggtccaagTCCTACAGCATGAGGGTCCATGTACATTCCCTCCTGCAGGacagcccagccccactgacccacaggcagcccctggcagctctgtgcaggcactgtgtggggcagcatgcccccagcacagccctgacagcccacactgcccttctgctccctcacCAGCTGGACCCTGCCcggtcccaatgtgtcccacacagctcacagccagccctgccccaggTTCTGTTGGGCTCTGGGCCTTGATAGGGACCAGGCCGGACTGCCCATTCCCCAGTGCAGGTACTGAGCCCAGTAGAAATGTGGAGTGGTCCCATTTCAGCCCTCAGCAGATTTTGGTGAAAAGTGCTGCTGGGAACCACTGGTCTGAGGTCTGGGGCTGGTGGTAGCTTCCTTGAGcagtgtctcctttctgttcatgCAACAAGAAGCTTTGTTGGATCTGTGCCCTGATGGACCCTGCTACTCCCTCACAGGCATGGGGTGGTCTTCAGGGCCCCAGGATCTCCACTGACtgcacccttcttctgcaggCCCAcaagggctgcagccctgcagagcacccaGAAGAGGTCTCATCCTATGTATGATGACAAGCAGACCCTGGTGCTCCAgctgtccccagcacccacacagtCTTGTCCAAGGGTGGTGTTTGGGGAAGTGCCAAAGTCACAACGGGgactgaggaacagccacaagGTCATAGCGCTCCTGGTCATA encodes the following:
- the LOC112530846 gene encoding olfactory receptor 14A16-like — translated: ISEFLLLALADTRQLQLLHFWLLLGIYLAALLGNGLISTAVACDHRLHTPMYFFLLNLALLDLGCISTTLPKAMANALWHTRHISYAGCAAQVFFLLFFFDAEYCILTIMSYDRYVAICKPLHYGMLCVSPQVLRYVADQGETLCLRCAWNCLKGLEEHCRDNRLKAGDLGEEIPVKMR